From a single Brassica napus cultivar Da-Ae chromosome C9, Da-Ae, whole genome shotgun sequence genomic region:
- the LOC111211620 gene encoding uncharacterized protein LOC111211620 codes for MGDEVDRRLYAVLDEAVDEYIEDTFNNIVENRTVKPRKRAYVERNREEGHNRLWNDYFSEDSTFPVHLFRRRFRMNKEVFLRIVNRVSENVTFFQQRRDAVRRLGLSPLQKCTAAIRMLAYGCAADATDEYLRLGESTSLPCLTNFTEIIIQLFGDEYLRRPTTEDLERLLDIGEIRGFPGMIGSIDCMHWEWKNCPAAWKGQYTRGSGKPRIVLEAVASQDLWIWYAFFGPPGTLNDINVLDRSHVFDDILQGRAPMVQYVVNGHQYDMAYYLTDGIYPKWSTFIQSISLPQGPKAELFAKIQESTRKDVERAFGVLQARFAIVKNPAIL; via the coding sequence ATGGGAGATGAAGTCGATCGAAGATTATATGCGGTTTTGGATGAGGCTGTCGATGAATATATTGAAGATACATTCAACAACATCGTCGAAAATCGAACAGTTAAACCGAGGAAACGTGCATATGTCGAACGAAACCGCGAAGAGGGCCACAACCGTCTATGGAATGATTACTTCAGTGAAGATTCCACATTTCCGGTTCATTTATTCAGACGCCGTTTCCGCATGAACAAGGAAGTATTCTTGCGTATTGTCAATCGCGTCTCCGAAAATGTTACATTCTttcagcaaagaagagatgcagTCCGAAGGTTAGGTCTATCTCCACTAcaaaagtgtacggcagctATTCGTATGCTTGCTTATGGCTGCGCCGCTGACGCCactgacgaatatctccgacttggtgaaagCACATCACTTCCGTGTTTAACTAATTTCACAGAAATCATAATACAGttatttggagatgagtatctacgaagacCCACAACAGAGGATCTTGaacgactactcgatattggagagatacGTGGCTTTCCTGgaatgataggaagcatcgactgtatgcattgggagtggaaaaattgcccagccgcttggaaaggacagtACACACGTGGATCAGGAAAGCCGAGAATTGTCTTGGAGGCTGTcgcttcacaagatctttggatatggtacgctttttttggtcctccaggtaccttaaacgatattaacgtcCTCGATCGGTCacatgtttttgatgacattttacaaggtcgagctccaATGGTACAATACGTGGTCAACGGACACCAGTATGATATGGCGTACTACCTCACGgacggtatatatccaaaatggtcaacatttatccaatctatctcactccctcaaggtcctaaagcagaGTTATTTGCTAAAATTCAAGAATCAacccgaaaagatgtggagcgtgcttttggagtattgcaagctcgatttgcaaTAGTGAAAAACCCGGCTATTTTGTAG
- the LOC111211619 gene encoding zinc finger CCCH domain-containing protein 62-like, which yields MSDEKVIIDLCSSEEEEDNFADENRFEEEIDETEDEEEADTSSSEEDSDWSHDDATDSDQEYDVDNETGQKGHAAAAADDDDDADADADDNVTRLLIAGSDLMKSLNVTECKAYLRKHGLRLSGTKPVFVERILEHWRIKDGSGESLYPISSFPINCKGDVCKGDTVLFTQKVKGSGKIVGRRTVAGQVVKESYGTAKQQHTFTIEVLWCEGMQKLPPLYPLLVKGRNLYRLMTMRQRWANEDDRVKVLSEKHSRGAAARKVMRERKIKLGYVMKDGRLQKPGHVKKPCQVKTRKNENQTQRSRHSLVASQGGHKNPTQLRNMNPPFHSHTYAPRPHGPPPRAAGPHGPPPRAPLTYAPRPYAPFNVPHSHLPRPQQNQSIQRPPLAFFNGRPSSNPLQGQASCNPHAMPVTHQRRPYQNHASSNSGYSYGVRDLDHFSDMTISHRRQGNLYRQSEAPHRPYNSHHTYHSNLNNHGESHMIREGDTHKQSRDTYRPNHRCSFTSNNTSRCH from the exons ATGTCAGACGAGAAGGTAATCATCGATCTCTGTTCCtccgaagaggaagaagacaatttCGCTGATGAGAATCGTTTCGAGGAAGAGATCGACGAAacggaagatgaagaagaagcagatacGAGTTCAAG TGAGGAAGATAGCGATTGGAGCCACGATGATGCTACTGACTCAGATCAGGAGTACGACGTAGATAACGAAACCGGCCAAAAAGGccatgctgctgctgctgctgatgatgatgatgatgctgatgCTGATGCTGATGACAATGTCACCCGCCTGCTCATAG CTGGGAGCGATTTGATGAAATCTCTAAATGTAACTGAATGCAAAGCGTACCTGAGAAAGCATGGTCTCAGATTATCTGGTACAAAACCAGTTTTTGTTGAGAGGATTCTTGAGCACTGGAG GATTAAAGATGGGAGTGGAGAATCACTTTATCCAATTTCATCTTTTCCTATCAACTGTAAAG GTGATGTCTGCAAAGGAGACACTGTTTTGTTTACACAGAAGGTGAAAGGGAGTGGGAAGATTGTGGGGAGGAGAACTGTCGCTGGCCAGGTTGTTAAAGAAAGCTACGGTACTGCTAAACAGCAACACACTTTCACT ATTGAAGTGCTTTGGTGCGAGGGGATGCAGAAATTGCCTCCCTTGTACCCTTTACTAGTGAAAGGACGTAATCTTTATAGGTTAATGACCATGAGGCAG CGTTGGGCTAATGAAGACGACAGAGTAAAAGTTCTTTCTGAAAAGCATAGCCGTGGTGCCGCAGCAAGAAAAGTTATGAGAGAAAGGAAAATAAAGTTAGGCTATGTAATGAAAG ATGGAAGACTTCAAAAGCCTGGTCATGTGAAGAAGCCTTGTCAAgtaaagacaagaaaaaatgaGAATCAAACTCAGAGGTCTCGTCACTCACTTGTTGCTTCACAGGGGGGTCATAAGAATCCAACCCAGTTGAGAAATATGAATCCCCCTTTCCACTCCCATACATATGCTCCTCGACCACACGGTCCTCCACCACGTGCTGCTGGACCACACGGTCCTCCACCACGTGCTCCTCTTACATATGCTCCTCGTCCATACGCTCCTTTCAATGTCCCCCATTCACATCTTCCTCGCCCACAACAAAACCAATCAATCCAAAGACCACCACTGGCTTTCTTCAACGGAAGACCTAGTTCTAATCCTTTGCAGGGACAAGCATCTTGCAACCCACATGCTATGCCTGTTACGCACCAGAGGAGGCCATACCAGAACCATGCAAGCTCGAACAGTGGCTACAGCTACGGGGTGAGGGACTTGGATCACTTCTCGGATATGACGATAAGCCACAGAAGACAAGGAAACTTATACAGGCAGAGTGAGGCGCCTCACAGACCATACAACAGCCATCATACCTACCATTCAAACCTTAACAACCATGGAGAAAGTCACATGATAAGAGAAGGAGACACACACAAGCAGAGTAGGGACACTTACAGACCAAATCATCGGTG TTCATTTACGAGCAACAATACCAGTCGATGCCACTGA